Proteins found in one Bacteroidales bacterium WCE2008 genomic segment:
- a CDS encoding large subunit ribosomal protein L4: MELKVLKIDGTESGKTVVLDEKVFGATPNDHAIYLDVVQYLANQRQGTAKTKDRSEIDYSTKKLGRQKGGGGARHGSLKANIFVGGGRVFGPKPRDYRFKLNKKLKQLARVSALSYKAQENQIKIVEPFALEAPKTKDFLSILSAIKAGSRKVLFVLPENSANIYLSSRNLPEVKVITVDEINTYAVMNANSVVFVDGVQDILASRVNS, translated from the coding sequence ATGGAATTGAAAGTATTGAAAATTGACGGAACAGAGTCTGGGAAGACTGTAGTTCTCGACGAGAAGGTATTCGGCGCAACTCCGAATGACCACGCAATCTATCTCGATGTAGTCCAGTACCTCGCAAATCAGCGTCAGGGTACCGCTAAGACCAAGGACAGAAGCGAAATCGATTACAGCACCAAGAAGCTTGGTCGCCAGAAAGGCGGCGGTGGCGCACGTCACGGTAGCTTGAAGGCTAACATCTTCGTAGGTGGTGGTCGTGTATTCGGTCCTAAGCCTCGTGACTATCGCTTCAAACTCAACAAGAAGCTCAAACAGCTTGCAAGAGTATCTGCGCTTTCTTACAAGGCACAGGAGAACCAGATCAAGATCGTAGAGCCGTTCGCACTGGAGGCTCCTAAGACAAAGGACTTCCTCTCAATCCTTTCAGCTATCAAGGCTGGATCAAGAAAGGTCCTCTTCGTTCTTCCTGAGAACTCTGCAAACATCTACCTTTCATCACGTAACCTCCCTGAGGTAAAGGTCATCACTGTAGACGAAATCAACACATACGCAGTAATGAATGCAAATTCAGTAGTATTCGTTGATGGTGTACAGGATATTCTCGCCTCAAGAGTTAACAGCTAA
- a CDS encoding TIGR00159 family protein encodes MILGVFDILNVSPMDLLDILLVALIIFIAFRWIRNSSALNIFLAVIVIYVLMVIVDALNMKLMSSLLGTFIDVGVLALIVIFQPEIRHFLYRIGSETKLGTRSRVIIEKLFGQKGQNLETADLNEVAEACRTMSDTKTGALIVFPHIDSLQYIIETGDRIDATINRRLILNLFFKNSPLHDGAMIINGSRIVAARCTLPITDRQDIPARFGMRHKAAIGISEVSDADVIVVSEETGDVSFIHRGEVTHIENMNELKLLLGRAFSGQSSNPDNKN; translated from the coding sequence ATGATTCTGGGCGTATTCGACATACTGAACGTGTCTCCGATGGACCTGTTGGACATCCTTCTGGTTGCCCTGATTATTTTCATTGCATTCCGCTGGATCCGCAATTCTTCGGCGCTGAATATCTTCCTGGCAGTCATCGTGATCTACGTGCTGATGGTCATCGTCGATGCCCTCAACATGAAACTCATGAGCTCGCTGCTGGGGACGTTCATCGATGTCGGCGTCCTGGCCCTCATCGTGATCTTCCAGCCGGAGATCCGGCATTTCCTCTACAGGATAGGCTCGGAGACCAAGCTCGGCACGAGATCGAGGGTCATCATCGAGAAACTCTTCGGCCAGAAAGGGCAGAACCTCGAGACCGCGGACCTCAACGAAGTCGCGGAAGCCTGCCGTACGATGTCCGACACGAAAACCGGGGCGCTTATCGTCTTCCCGCACATTGACAGTCTCCAGTACATAATAGAGACCGGGGACCGGATCGACGCGACGATCAACCGCCGACTGATACTGAACCTGTTCTTCAAGAACTCTCCGCTCCACGACGGAGCGATGATAATAAACGGCAGCCGCATTGTAGCTGCGCGCTGTACCCTGCCTATTACCGACAGACAGGACATTCCGGCTAGATTCGGAATGAGGCACAAGGCCGCGATCGGTATCTCCGAGGTTTCGGACGCAGACGTGATCGTCGTCTCCGAGGAGACGGGCGACGTCTCCTTCATCCACCGCGGAGAAGTAACCCATATTGAAAACATGAATGAGCTGAAGCTGCTTCTGGGAAGGGCTTTCTCGGGGCAGAGCAGCAATCCAGATAATAAGAATTGA
- a CDS encoding DNA mismatch repair protein MutS2, whose amino-acid sequence MILEKGIDIDSRLEAKLGFDRIRKAISDRCSTDYAVQRVASEEFSSDPEEIRKRLLLTDEMRLIVMFEDSFPSSGYVDCTGFLTILQGEGANIDLLSLGKLRTMMETLRKVTGFFANIKDGVYPNLSRMVSGIISFPEVQRRIDIILDKYGNVKDTASDGLYEIRRSLKDKEGAISKRIGAILKKAQQEGIVDEDAGVAVRDGKMLIPVNSANKRKIQGFVYDESSSGKTTFIQPAEIIELENEISELHFAESREIARILYEFSDFLRPYVPELLDGAKCICELDFIIAKAQTALEYIAGMPIVSEEGEMQLRRARHPILEKTLRREGKEIVPLTCTLTPAKHILLISGPNAGGKSVCLKTVGLLQYMFQWGMLIPTSETSEMTVFDRIMVDIGDGQSIDNDLSTYSSFLDTMKQMLAVADNRTLVLIDEFGSGTEPAAGGAIAESILSELDRRGVYGVITTHYTNLKLYASGAETGVINGAMQFDAKNIAPLFKLEMGLPGNSFAFELARKMGLPEEIVKDAESRAGEEYVGIERNLRKIARNRRALDEKLEKIRHTDKTLENITGKYQKELEDIKKLRKEIIEEAREEAEDMIRQANKRIEKTIRDIKESQAEKERTREARVELQGFLGALSRKKEQEKENREQYLEEKLKKLNERQERERARKARRAGKDGEAPAVEERQEAFRSGPLKVGEKVRLIDNGMVGEIAKVSNKAVTVIIGNISSKLPLDKVERISSNEYRDAVKKSAPASRPMQVQDSAISERKLNFKPELDVRGERLSDALEKVMRYADDAIMLGMGSVRIVHGKGTGVLHEEIQKMLRAMPGVKSVKDEHVQFGGSGVTIVEFE is encoded by the coding sequence TTGATATTGGAAAAAGGAATTGACATAGACAGCCGGCTTGAGGCGAAATTGGGGTTTGACAGGATACGGAAAGCTATTTCCGACCGGTGCAGTACTGACTATGCCGTCCAGAGAGTCGCCTCCGAAGAGTTCTCTTCAGACCCGGAGGAAATCCGCAAAAGACTGCTTCTCACAGACGAGATGAGACTTATAGTGATGTTCGAGGATAGTTTTCCTTCGAGCGGGTACGTCGACTGTACCGGATTCCTGACAATACTCCAGGGGGAAGGCGCCAACATAGACCTTCTTTCCCTCGGCAAGCTCCGGACCATGATGGAGACTCTCCGCAAAGTCACCGGCTTCTTCGCCAATATCAAAGACGGCGTCTATCCGAATCTCTCGCGCATGGTATCGGGCATCATCAGTTTCCCGGAGGTCCAGCGCCGCATCGACATAATTCTCGACAAATACGGCAACGTCAAGGATACGGCATCCGACGGCCTCTACGAAATCCGCCGCAGTCTCAAGGACAAGGAAGGCGCGATATCCAAGAGGATCGGGGCCATACTTAAGAAAGCCCAGCAGGAGGGCATCGTCGACGAGGACGCCGGAGTGGCTGTCCGCGACGGAAAGATGCTTATCCCGGTCAACTCCGCCAACAAGCGCAAGATACAGGGCTTCGTCTATGACGAATCCTCTTCAGGAAAGACAACGTTCATCCAGCCGGCCGAGATAATCGAGCTTGAAAACGAAATCAGCGAGCTGCATTTCGCCGAGAGCCGGGAGATCGCCCGGATTCTCTATGAATTCAGCGACTTCCTGCGGCCATATGTCCCAGAACTGCTGGACGGCGCGAAGTGCATCTGCGAGCTCGATTTCATAATCGCGAAGGCCCAGACCGCCCTCGAGTACATCGCCGGAATGCCGATAGTCTCCGAGGAGGGCGAGATGCAGCTGCGCAGGGCCCGTCACCCGATACTCGAGAAGACCCTCAGGCGCGAAGGCAAAGAAATAGTCCCGTTGACATGTACATTGACCCCGGCGAAGCATATCCTGCTGATCTCGGGGCCGAACGCCGGAGGAAAGTCGGTCTGCCTGAAGACAGTCGGGCTGCTCCAGTACATGTTCCAGTGGGGAATGCTGATTCCGACGTCCGAGACTTCGGAGATGACGGTCTTCGACCGGATCATGGTCGATATCGGCGATGGTCAGTCGATCGACAATGACCTGAGTACATACAGCTCGTTCCTCGACACCATGAAACAGATGCTCGCCGTTGCAGACAACCGGACGCTGGTGCTGATCGACGAGTTCGGGTCCGGAACCGAACCTGCCGCCGGCGGCGCGATCGCAGAGTCGATCCTCAGCGAGCTGGACCGTCGCGGAGTCTATGGGGTCATAACGACGCACTATACCAACCTGAAGCTATATGCGTCAGGGGCGGAGACAGGAGTCATCAATGGCGCGATGCAGTTCGACGCCAAGAATATCGCTCCGCTGTTCAAACTGGAGATGGGTCTGCCGGGCAACTCGTTCGCATTCGAGCTGGCGAGGAAGATGGGACTCCCGGAGGAAATCGTAAAGGACGCGGAAAGCAGAGCCGGAGAGGAGTATGTCGGGATCGAGAGGAATCTGCGCAAGATCGCGAGGAACCGCAGGGCTCTCGACGAGAAGCTGGAGAAGATCCGCCATACCGACAAAACTCTTGAGAACATTACAGGAAAGTACCAGAAGGAACTGGAAGATATAAAGAAGCTCCGCAAGGAGATTATAGAGGAGGCCCGCGAAGAGGCCGAGGACATGATCCGTCAGGCCAACAAGAGGATAGAGAAGACGATCCGCGACATCAAGGAATCGCAGGCGGAGAAGGAGAGGACGCGCGAGGCAAGAGTCGAGCTTCAGGGATTCCTGGGGGCCCTCAGCAGAAAGAAGGAGCAGGAGAAGGAGAACAGGGAGCAGTACCTCGAGGAGAAGCTGAAGAAACTGAACGAGCGGCAGGAGAGGGAGAGGGCCAGGAAGGCACGCCGTGCCGGGAAAGACGGAGAGGCTCCGGCAGTCGAGGAGAGACAGGAGGCGTTCCGCAGCGGTCCGCTGAAGGTCGGAGAGAAAGTCCGTCTCATAGATAACGGGATGGTCGGGGAGATCGCAAAGGTTTCCAACAAGGCCGTGACCGTGATAATAGGGAACATCAGCAGCAAACTGCCTCTTGACAAAGTGGAGAGGATCAGTTCCAATGAATACCGCGACGCCGTAAAGAAGTCGGCGCCGGCTTCGAGACCGATGCAGGTGCAGGATTCGGCGATTTCAGAGCGCAAGCTCAATTTCAAGCCGGAGCTGGACGTCCGCGGCGAGAGGCTATCGGATGCCCTGGAGAAGGTCATGAGATACGCAGACGACGCTATAATGCTCGGCATGGGAAGCGTAAGGATTGTGCATGGGAAGGGGACAGGAGTGCTGCATGAGGAGATACAGAAGATGCTACGGGCGATGCCGGGGGTCAAGTCCGTCAAGGACGAGCATGTCCAGTTCGGCGGCTCGGGCGTAACGATAGTGGAGTTCGAGTGA
- a CDS encoding large subunit ribosomal protein L22 (manually curated), producing the protein MGKRKKLMADRLKELKKQTAVAKLNDVPTSPRKMRLVVDTVRGVEVNRALDLLKYSKKAPSIRLEKLLRSAIANWEAKNQDNAKELDNGNVYIKTIMVDEGRTLKRIRPCPQGRAGRIRKRSNHVTIILDVKKPSTVEA; encoded by the coding sequence ATGGGAAAACGTAAAAAGTTAATGGCCGATAGGCTGAAAGAACTCAAGAAGCAGACAGCAGTAGCTAAGCTCAATGATGTACCTACATCTCCTCGCAAGATGCGTCTCGTAGTAGACACAGTAAGAGGTGTGGAAGTAAACCGTGCGCTCGATCTTTTGAAATATTCAAAGAAAGCGCCTTCAATCCGTCTTGAGAAGCTTCTCCGTAGCGCTATTGCTAACTGGGAGGCTAAGAACCAGGACAATGCAAAAGAACTCGATAACGGTAACGTATATATCAAGACCATCATGGTTGACGAAGGTCGCACCCTCAAGAGAATCCGCCCATGCCCTCAGGGTCGTGCCGGTAGGATCCGCAAGAGAAGCAACCATGTTACCATTATCCTCGATGTAAAGAAACCATCAACAGTGGAGGCATAA
- a CDS encoding large subunit ribosomal protein L3 has product MPGLIGKKIGMTSVFGADGKNIPCTVIEAGPCVVTQVRTVEKDGYAAVQLAYDETTEKHASAPLKGHFEKAGTTPKRKLVEFPADFKGELKLGDTVALGDVFEEMQFIDVVGTSKGKGFQGVVKRHGFAGVGGTTHGQHNRLRHPGSMGASSWPSRVFPGMRMAGHMGNERVKVMNLPVIKLIPENNLIVVKGSVPGAKGSYLILEA; this is encoded by the coding sequence ATGCCTGGATTAATTGGAAAGAAAATCGGAATGACTTCCGTTTTCGGTGCTGATGGAAAAAATATTCCATGCACCGTTATTGAGGCTGGTCCATGTGTTGTTACGCAGGTTCGTACAGTAGAGAAAGATGGTTATGCCGCTGTACAGCTTGCCTATGACGAAACGACTGAAAAGCATGCCAGCGCCCCGCTCAAAGGGCATTTTGAAAAGGCAGGAACCACCCCTAAGCGTAAGCTTGTCGAATTCCCGGCAGACTTCAAGGGAGAGCTCAAACTCGGCGACACCGTAGCACTCGGCGATGTATTCGAAGAGATGCAGTTCATCGATGTTGTCGGTACTTCTAAGGGTAAAGGATTCCAGGGCGTTGTAAAACGTCATGGTTTCGCAGGAGTCGGCGGCACCACTCATGGTCAGCACAACCGTCTTCGTCACCCTGGTTCAATGGGTGCATCATCATGGCCTTCACGTGTATTCCCTGGAATGCGCATGGCTGGTCATATGGGCAATGAGCGTGTCAAGGTCATGAACCTTCCGGTCATCAAACTTATCCCTGAGAATAATCTTATCGTAGTTAAAGGTTCCGTTCCAGGAGCTAAAGGTTCTTATCTGATTTTGGAGGCATAA
- a CDS encoding large subunit ribosomal protein L2: MAMKKYKPVTPGQRNKVISAFDDITCKKPYKGLLEPIKKSGGRNNTGQMTMRYIGGGHKRMYRIIDFLRDKDACTATVLTIEYDPNRSARIALVQYEDGEKRYIIAPNGLKVGQVIASGSGVAPEVGNTLPLAEIPVGTLVHNIELRPGQGGAMARSAGAFAQLAAREGNHAVLRLPSGETRMVLVTCRATVGTVSNPEHNLESYGKAGRSRWLGRRPHNRGVVMNPHDHPMGGGEGRASGGHPRSRKGLPAKGYKTRNPKATSNKFIIERRKK; the protein is encoded by the coding sequence ATGGCAATGAAAAAATACAAACCGGTTACTCCCGGTCAGAGAAACAAGGTAATCAGCGCATTTGACGACATTACCTGCAAGAAGCCTTACAAGGGCTTGCTTGAGCCTATCAAGAAGTCAGGCGGACGTAACAACACCGGTCAGATGACCATGCGTTACATCGGCGGCGGTCACAAGAGAATGTACCGTATCATCGACTTCCTCCGCGACAAAGACGCTTGCACTGCAACCGTTCTCACAATCGAGTACGATCCGAACCGTAGCGCCCGTATCGCACTTGTACAGTATGAAGATGGCGAGAAGAGATATATCATAGCTCCGAACGGCCTTAAGGTCGGTCAGGTGATCGCTTCCGGTTCAGGAGTTGCTCCTGAGGTCGGCAACACTCTTCCTTTAGCTGAAATTCCGGTAGGTACACTTGTTCACAACATCGAGCTTCGCCCTGGTCAGGGTGGTGCAATGGCCCGCTCAGCCGGCGCTTTCGCACAGCTCGCAGCACGTGAAGGTAACCACGCCGTTCTCCGTCTGCCTTCAGGCGAGACAAGAATGGTCCTCGTTACCTGCCGCGCAACCGTTGGAACAGTTTCCAACCCTGAACACAATCTGGAGTCCTATGGAAAGGCTGGCCGCAGCAGATGGCTCGGACGCCGCCCTCACAACCGTGGTGTTGTTATGAACCCACATGATCACCCTATGGGTGGTGGTGAAGGCCGTGCATCCGGAGGTCACCCAAGGTCACGTAAGGGTCTTCCTGCAAAGGGATACAAGACACGTAATCCTAAGGCTACTTCAAATAAGTTCATCATTGAAAGAAGAAAGAAATAA
- a CDS encoding large subunit ribosomal protein L23 encodes MGIIIKPIVTEKLTAQGEKLNRYGFIVDRSANKLQIKSAVEQMYNVVVADVNTCNYHGKKKARFTKAGLLRGRANHYKKAYVTLAGEDKIDFYANI; translated from the coding sequence ATGGGAATTATCATTAAGCCAATAGTAACAGAGAAGTTGACGGCTCAGGGCGAAAAGTTGAACCGTTACGGTTTCATCGTAGACCGTTCTGCAAACAAACTTCAGATCAAGTCTGCTGTGGAGCAGATGTACAATGTTGTCGTCGCTGACGTCAACACCTGCAACTACCACGGCAAGAAGAAAGCACGTTTCACAAAAGCCGGTCTTCTCAGAGGTCGCGCAAATCACTATAAGAAAGCTTATGTGACTCTCGCGGGCGAAGACAAGATCGATTTTTACGCAAATATTTAA
- a CDS encoding Thiol-disulfide isomerase or thioredoxin gives MKLTHNLFVAAAALAVVACGPKQSDVTVISGTAPDASEVHVLVKDIQLDTTVAVNEGKFSVEIPKCLTSLAIIEAGDGSAQFISDGTKLNFDFSSEEPVITSDSKNSITTRFEAFNKWNQDFISEYRSNLAEIANDETLSDEEKDSKSEELTEKAHDEYNAYNMKAVDENLDNILGLVALQNVYSDYEGNELSEVLDKLAPGLQELRFVKTLKAGVESRSKTAEGMMFTDFEVEETPAKFVKFSDYIGKGKYVLVDFWASWCGPCRAEIPNIKDVYAKFHGENFDVLSVAVWDEVDDTIEAAKELGIEWNQIINAQKIPTDIYGIEGIPHIILFGPDGTILKRGLRGPAIGEEVAKYVK, from the coding sequence ATGAAACTGACACACAACCTTTTCGTTGCTGCAGCCGCCTTGGCTGTCGTAGCCTGCGGACCGAAGCAGTCCGATGTGACCGTTATTTCCGGTACCGCTCCGGATGCGTCCGAGGTCCACGTCCTTGTAAAAGATATCCAGCTGGATACAACCGTTGCCGTCAATGAAGGCAAATTCTCTGTGGAGATTCCTAAGTGTCTTACCTCCCTTGCCATCATAGAGGCAGGTGACGGCTCCGCCCAGTTTATCTCAGACGGAACTAAACTCAATTTCGATTTCAGCAGCGAGGAGCCTGTTATTACTTCAGACAGCAAGAACTCGATCACCACCAGATTCGAAGCCTTCAACAAGTGGAACCAGGACTTCATTTCTGAATATCGTTCGAACCTCGCAGAAATCGCCAACGACGAGACTCTCTCTGATGAGGAGAAAGACAGTAAATCCGAAGAGCTTACCGAGAAGGCCCACGATGAATATAATGCCTACAACATGAAGGCCGTTGACGAGAACCTGGACAATATCCTCGGTCTCGTGGCCCTTCAGAATGTATATTCAGACTATGAAGGCAACGAGCTCTCCGAGGTCCTCGATAAGCTCGCCCCTGGTCTTCAGGAACTCCGCTTCGTCAAGACTCTCAAGGCCGGTGTCGAAAGCCGCAGCAAGACAGCCGAAGGCATGATGTTCACCGACTTCGAGGTTGAAGAGACTCCTGCCAAGTTCGTCAAGTTCTCCGACTATATCGGCAAGGGCAAATATGTCCTCGTTGACTTCTGGGCTTCATGGTGCGGTCCATGCCGTGCCGAGATTCCTAATATCAAGGACGTATATGCCAAGTTCCATGGTGAGAACTTCGATGTCCTCAGCGTAGCTGTATGGGACGAGGTGGACGATACGATCGAGGCTGCCAAGGAACTCGGTATCGAATGGAACCAGATTATCAATGCCCAGAAGATCCCTACGGATATCTACGGCATCGAGGGTATTCCTCATATCATCCTCTTCGGACCTGACGGAACTATCCTCAAGCGCGGTCTCCGAGGCCCGGCTATCGGCGAGGAAGTCGCCAAATATGTCAAGTAA
- a CDS encoding putative endonuclease, whose protein sequence is MEERGRKVAGNFGEDAACRYLEELGHTILERNWRGGHLELDIISLASDGIHFVEVKTRVAPVSASPEENVGRTKQQRMVAAANKYLNSAKGGSGFREVFFDVVAVTLDGGKTDIEYFPSAFVPLYY, encoded by the coding sequence ATGGAAGAGCGAGGGCGAAAGGTAGCGGGGAACTTTGGAGAGGATGCCGCCTGCCGGTATCTGGAGGAGCTGGGACATACTATACTGGAAAGGAATTGGAGGGGAGGCCATCTGGAGCTGGATATTATTTCTCTGGCGTCCGATGGAATACATTTTGTTGAGGTAAAGACGAGGGTTGCGCCGGTTTCGGCAAGCCCCGAGGAGAATGTCGGAAGGACCAAGCAGCAGCGCATGGTTGCAGCTGCAAACAAGTATCTGAATTCGGCAAAAGGTGGTTCCGGATTCCGAGAAGTCTTTTTCGATGTTGTGGCAGTGACACTTGACGGAGGGAAAACGGATATAGAGTATTTTCCGTCGGCCTTCGTACCGTTATATTATTAA
- a CDS encoding SSU ribosomal protein S19P, translating to MSRSLRKGPYIQEALEKRILAMNDGSKKKEVVKTWSRASMISPDFVGHTIAVHNGNKFIPVYVTENMVGHKLGEFAPTRTFRGHSGNNKK from the coding sequence ATGAGTCGTTCATTAAGAAAAGGTCCATATATCCAGGAAGCCCTGGAGAAAAGAATTCTTGCTATGAATGATGGTAGCAAGAAGAAAGAAGTTGTCAAGACCTGGTCACGCGCAAGCATGATATCTCCTGACTTCGTCGGCCACACCATCGCTGTCCATAACGGAAACAAGTTTATTCCGGTTTATGTAACAGAGAACATGGTCGGCCACAAGCTCGGTGAGTTTGCTCCTACAAGAACTTTCAGAGGCCACTCTGGCAATAACAAGAAGTAA
- a CDS encoding Excinuclease ABC subunit C, which translates to MDVKDKISLFPHSPGVYRYYDSEGNVIYVGKAKDLHKRVAQYFVDPARLNRKTRILVSKIADAQYSVVDTEADALLLENNLIKQYKPKYNILLKDSKTYPWICVTSDEFPKVFLTRRVVKNGSRYFGPYSSVIHARNLLEMFRDIYPLRTCNLKIDSSAILHRKFRPCLEYHIGRCKGCCIGAISKKEYNDYIEEIVSMLKGGGREAIQHYRTLMEEAAEALEFERAETYKYKMQSLEKHYSKSIITSAADSNLDVFSLVCDEAEAFGNFLRIRGGAIVQSLNLGFKMNIEEEPASVLSTFIAEIESKFGELSREVVVPFLPDVEIDGVEFRIPVKGDKLALLELSSRNAKEMRFNALKQREHTDPDNFHRKVLEELQKAIGMPVLPVHMECFDNSNIQGTNPVASCVVFRDGVPSKKDYRRFKIKTVIGANDYASMKEVVNRRYSRMLAEAPDDLPQLIVIDGGKGQLDFAYQALAELGLTEKLTVIGLAKRLEEVIRVGDPYPLFIDRNSQALKLLQQIRDEAHRFGITFHRNLRSKAQIDSALREIKGVGEKTEQRLIMHYGSVARIAAAPLEDIEKFLGNAELARRIKETLS; encoded by the coding sequence TTGGACGTAAAAGATAAAATATCATTATTTCCGCATTCCCCCGGAGTCTATCGTTATTATGACTCCGAGGGAAATGTGATTTATGTCGGCAAGGCGAAAGACCTGCATAAAAGAGTCGCCCAGTACTTTGTGGACCCCGCCAGGCTCAACAGAAAGACAAGGATTCTTGTCTCGAAGATAGCCGATGCCCAGTACTCGGTAGTGGATACCGAAGCCGACGCCTTGCTGCTTGAGAACAACCTGATCAAGCAGTACAAGCCTAAATACAATATCCTTCTGAAGGATTCGAAGACCTATCCTTGGATATGTGTCACCAGTGACGAGTTCCCTAAGGTCTTCCTTACCAGACGCGTGGTCAAGAATGGTTCCCGATATTTCGGCCCTTACAGTTCCGTCATCCATGCGCGCAACCTTCTGGAGATGTTCCGGGATATCTATCCGTTGCGGACCTGCAATCTCAAGATAGACTCTTCCGCAATTCTGCACCGCAAATTCCGTCCGTGTCTGGAGTACCATATCGGCCGGTGCAAGGGCTGTTGCATAGGAGCAATCTCCAAGAAGGAATACAACGACTACATCGAAGAAATAGTCTCCATGCTGAAGGGAGGCGGCCGGGAAGCCATCCAGCATTACAGGACTCTTATGGAAGAAGCCGCCGAAGCTCTCGAATTCGAAAGGGCGGAGACATACAAATACAAGATGCAGTCGCTCGAGAAGCATTATTCCAAGTCCATAATCACAAGCGCGGCCGACAGCAACCTCGATGTCTTCTCTCTCGTATGCGACGAGGCTGAAGCATTCGGCAACTTCCTGAGGATCAGGGGAGGAGCGATTGTCCAGTCCCTGAATCTCGGTTTCAAGATGAACATAGAAGAAGAGCCGGCATCGGTCCTCAGTACATTCATCGCCGAGATCGAATCCAAGTTCGGAGAGCTTTCCCGGGAGGTCGTCGTCCCGTTCCTTCCGGACGTCGAAATCGACGGCGTGGAGTTCCGGATCCCTGTCAAGGGGGACAAGCTCGCCCTGCTCGAACTCAGCTCCCGTAACGCCAAGGAAATGCGTTTCAACGCCCTTAAGCAGAGGGAACATACAGACCCGGACAACTTCCACCGCAAGGTGCTCGAAGAGCTCCAGAAAGCCATCGGAATGCCTGTCCTGCCTGTCCATATGGAATGCTTCGATAACTCCAACATCCAGGGCACCAACCCTGTAGCATCATGCGTCGTATTCCGCGACGGAGTCCCATCCAAGAAGGATTACCGCCGGTTCAAGATAAAGACAGTGATCGGAGCCAACGACTACGCATCGATGAAGGAAGTCGTCAACCGGCGCTATTCCAGAATGCTTGCCGAGGCTCCGGACGACCTGCCGCAGCTGATAGTGATCGATGGCGGAAAGGGTCAGCTGGACTTTGCCTATCAGGCCCTCGCCGAACTTGGACTGACCGAAAAACTCACAGTGATAGGTCTGGCAAAACGTCTCGAAGAAGTAATCAGGGTAGGAGACCCTTATCCTCTTTTCATAGACCGTAATTCGCAGGCTCTCAAGTTGTTGCAGCAAATTCGCGACGAGGCGCACCGTTTCGGCATAACCTTCCACCGCAACCTCCGCAGCAAGGCCCAGATCGACTCCGCCCTGCGGGAGATCAAGGGTGTCGGCGAGAAGACGGAGCAGCGTCTTATCATGCATTACGGCAGCGTCGCCCGTATTGCAGCCGCTCCTCTTGAAGATATTGAAAAATTCCTCGGGAATGCCGAACTGGCCCGCCGGATAAAGGAAACACTTTCTTAG
- a CDS encoding SSU ribosomal protein S3P — protein sequence MGQKTNPISNRIGITRGWDSNWCGGNYAEKIAEDYKIRKYLENRLAKASISKIVIERTLKLITVTIQAARPGVIIGKGGQEVDKLKEELKKVTKKEVQINIFEVRRPEVDARIVADSIARQIEGRVSYRRAIKMAVASAMRVGAEGIKVLISGRVGGAEMARSEMFKEGRTPLHTFRADIDYALAVANTKVGCLGIKVWICNGEVYGKKDLSPNAGVSASAAQPQAQARGGRGGDRGGRRGGRGGRRGAENKSE from the coding sequence ATGGGACAGAAAACAAATCCTATCAGCAACAGAATCGGTATCACCCGTGGTTGGGACTCTAACTGGTGTGGTGGTAACTATGCAGAGAAGATAGCCGAGGACTACAAGATCCGTAAATATCTCGAGAACCGTCTTGCAAAGGCTAGCATCTCCAAGATTGTAATCGAGAGAACCCTTAAGCTCATCACCGTGACCATCCAGGCAGCTCGCCCGGGCGTGATCATCGGAAAAGGTGGACAGGAGGTCGACAAGCTCAAAGAAGAGCTCAAGAAAGTAACCAAGAAAGAGGTTCAGATCAACATCTTCGAGGTTCGCAGACCTGAGGTTGACGCCCGTATCGTGGCTGATTCCATCGCCCGCCAGATCGAGGGCCGTGTATCATACAGAAGAGCCATCAAGATGGCTGTTGCTTCTGCTATGAGAGTTGGTGCGGAGGGTATCAAGGTGCTTATCAGCGGCCGTGTAGGCGGCGCCGAGATGGCACGTAGCGAGATGTTCAAGGAAGGTCGTACACCTCTCCACACATTCCGTGCTGATATCGACTATGCACTCGCAGTAGCCAACACCAAAGTAGGTTGCCTTGGTATCAAGGTTTGGATCTGCAACGGTGAGGTTTACGGCAAGAAGGATCTTTCTCCTAACGCAGGTGTATCTGCATCTGCAGCTCAGCCTCAGGCACAGGCTCGTGGCGGACGTGGCGGAGACCGTGGAGGTCGTCGCGGCGGACGTGGCGGACGCAGGGGCGCTGAGAACAAATCAGAGTAA